A single window of Venturia canescens isolate UGA chromosome 3, ASM1945775v1, whole genome shotgun sequence DNA harbors:
- the LOC122407826 gene encoding transcription factor Sp8-like isoform X1: protein MNCAYQYPQPAHPQNVMIQNVNQPNHHPTTDTEFLEDHPGLRGTPLAMLAAQCNKLSSKSPPPLADAAVGKGFHPWKKSPQSSGSSPQHSGGGGGGGGGGGGGGGGGGGCTATGVTQRPVATSSAGSTGGYARAPVTSCASTAPQYGSDLYFPGTASAQPAGDPHHHQSSLLGKVEGATLGSVYGRHPYESWPFNAMPGATHGGIKAGDGWWDVHGAATGGWLDVSGTVGVGVHAQMANYSADYSTSLALAGNHLLTSATTAGHNLLQDTYKSMLPGGPPSFGLHAHHAATSGGGGGAGSPQGGAGGGVSQAPSPRSQRRYTGRATCDCPNCQEAERLGPAGVHLRKKNIHSCHIPGCGKVYGKTSHLKAHLRWHTAAPSNPHRRKEIRLPGLQQAVHAQRPSREARQDPQQQQQQQRQQGQGGSGELLGRVLLRQRGQRESAESHFQQLGTGTGTGATVGASSTAAAGPAGGTGGGTAGRQLSGHRSPTDNPHDPNADDPTASDPTPSPPPASPASNAPSSSSRNIRGGPPPPRGDEHALSPVGPGAAGGCNNGAPTALGSPLSYPLNLNLIQQQHQNHSINPHHHHQHHQQQSHPHHHNHHQQQQQQQQQQQQHHHHQQQQQHQHHQQQSRQNNSYTQNPGTPGNPQTPSPSSPAPVHSL, encoded by the exons GATCATCCAGGCTTGAGGGGGACACCATTGGCAATGCTGGCAGCGCAATGCAACAAATTGAGCAGCAAAAGTCCACCACCTTTGGCAGATGCAGCGGTAGGAAAAGGATTCCATCCATGGAAGAAGAGTCCGCAAAGCAGTGGCAGTTCACCGCAGCATTccgggggaggaggaggaggaggaggaggaggaggaggcggCGGTGGTGGTGGCGGTGGATGTACAGCAACGGGTGTGACACAAAGACCAGTGGCGACAAGTAGTGCTGGTAGTACAGGTGGTTACGCAAGGGCTCCAGTCACATCTTGTGCCTCAACGGCACCTCAATATGGCAGTGATTTATACTTTCCTGGTACGGCCTCGGCTCAACCTGCCGGGGATCCTCACCATCATCAGAGCAGTTTGCTCGGTAAAGTTGAAGGAGCGACACTCGGTTCGGTATACGGAAGACACCCGTACGAATCATGGCCTTTCAATGCGATGCCCGGTGCTACTCACGGAGGGATCAAGGCCGGCGATGGTTGGTGGGATGTTCACGGTGCGGCTACCGGCGGTTGGTTAGACGTCAGCGGAACCGTAGGCGTTGGTGTTCATGCACAAATGGCAAACTACTCAGCCGATTATTCGACGAGTCTCGCACTCGCCGGTAATCATTTGTTAACATCAGCGACAACGGCCGGTCACAATCTCCTACAAGACACGTATAAATCCATGTTACCGGGTGGTCCACCGAGTTTCGGACTGCACGCGCATCATGCCGCAACGAGCGGAGGCGGCGGCGGCGCTGGTAGTCCACAGGGTGGCGCAGGTGGCGGAGTAAGTCAAGCGCCCTCGCCCCGCTCTCAAAGACGATACACAGGAAGAGCAACTTGTGACTGTCCAAATTGCCAAGAGGCCGAGAGACTTGGACCTGCTGGTGTCCACCTAAGGAAGAAGAACATCCACAGCTGCCACATACCGGGCTGCGGCAAGGTCTACGGGAAGACGTCTCATCTGAAGGCCCACTTACGGTGGCACACTG CGGCACCTTCGAACCCACACCGGCGAAAAGAGATTCGCCTGCCCGGTCTGCAACAAGCGGTTCATGCGCAGCGACCATCTCGCGAAGCACGTCAAGACccacagcagcagcagcagcagcagcggcagcAAGGGcaaggggggagcggggagcTCCTCGGCCGAGTCCTGCTCCGACAGCGAGGACAACGGGAGTCAGCAGAGTCCCACTTCCAGCAACTCGGTACCGGTACAGGTACCGGTGCAACCGTCGGGGCAAGctcaacagcagcagcaggccCTGCCGGGGGTACCGGGGGTGGTACCGCAGGACGTCAACTCTCAGGTCACCGTTCACCAACCGACAACCCCCATGACCCCAATGCAGATGACCCCACCGCCTCTGACCCCACACCATCCCCACCACCCGCATCTCCCGCCTCTAATGCACCATCCTCATCATCACGCAACATCCGTGGCGGCCCACCACCCCCACGCGGGGATGAGCATGCACTGAGCCCGGTGGGGCCCGGAGCCGCCGGTGGCTGCAATAACGGTGCCCCAACGGCCCTGGGCTCCCCATTATCCTACCCCCTCAACCTGAACCTCATTCAGCAGCAGCACCAGAATCACTCCATCAATCCCCATCACCATCACCAACACCATCAACAACAATCCCACCCGCACCATCACAATCAtcatcaacaacaacaacaacaacaacagcaacaacaacaacaccatcatcatcaacagcaacaacaacaccaACATCACCAGCAACAATCACGACAGAACAATTCATACACACAGAACCCTGGTACACCTGGTAATCCACAGACACCTTCTCCCTCATCACCAGCACCTGTACATAGCCTCTAA
- the LOC122407826 gene encoding transcription factor Sp8-like isoform X2 gives MLTDMTPAAAGQLYPQLQSISKSPAHGHVDHPGLRGTPLAMLAAQCNKLSSKSPPPLADAAVGKGFHPWKKSPQSSGSSPQHSGGGGGGGGGGGGGGGGGGGCTATGVTQRPVATSSAGSTGGYARAPVTSCASTAPQYGSDLYFPGTASAQPAGDPHHHQSSLLGKVEGATLGSVYGRHPYESWPFNAMPGATHGGIKAGDGWWDVHGAATGGWLDVSGTVGVGVHAQMANYSADYSTSLALAGNHLLTSATTAGHNLLQDTYKSMLPGGPPSFGLHAHHAATSGGGGGAGSPQGGAGGGVSQAPSPRSQRRYTGRATCDCPNCQEAERLGPAGVHLRKKNIHSCHIPGCGKVYGKTSHLKAHLRWHTAAPSNPHRRKEIRLPGLQQAVHAQRPSREARQDPQQQQQQQRQQGQGGSGELLGRVLLRQRGQRESAESHFQQLGTGTGTGATVGASSTAAAGPAGGTGGGTAGRQLSGHRSPTDNPHDPNADDPTASDPTPSPPPASPASNAPSSSSRNIRGGPPPPRGDEHALSPVGPGAAGGCNNGAPTALGSPLSYPLNLNLIQQQHQNHSINPHHHHQHHQQQSHPHHHNHHQQQQQQQQQQQQHHHHQQQQQHQHHQQQSRQNNSYTQNPGTPGNPQTPSPSSPAPVHSL, from the exons GATCATCCAGGCTTGAGGGGGACACCATTGGCAATGCTGGCAGCGCAATGCAACAAATTGAGCAGCAAAAGTCCACCACCTTTGGCAGATGCAGCGGTAGGAAAAGGATTCCATCCATGGAAGAAGAGTCCGCAAAGCAGTGGCAGTTCACCGCAGCATTccgggggaggaggaggaggaggaggaggaggaggaggcggCGGTGGTGGTGGCGGTGGATGTACAGCAACGGGTGTGACACAAAGACCAGTGGCGACAAGTAGTGCTGGTAGTACAGGTGGTTACGCAAGGGCTCCAGTCACATCTTGTGCCTCAACGGCACCTCAATATGGCAGTGATTTATACTTTCCTGGTACGGCCTCGGCTCAACCTGCCGGGGATCCTCACCATCATCAGAGCAGTTTGCTCGGTAAAGTTGAAGGAGCGACACTCGGTTCGGTATACGGAAGACACCCGTACGAATCATGGCCTTTCAATGCGATGCCCGGTGCTACTCACGGAGGGATCAAGGCCGGCGATGGTTGGTGGGATGTTCACGGTGCGGCTACCGGCGGTTGGTTAGACGTCAGCGGAACCGTAGGCGTTGGTGTTCATGCACAAATGGCAAACTACTCAGCCGATTATTCGACGAGTCTCGCACTCGCCGGTAATCATTTGTTAACATCAGCGACAACGGCCGGTCACAATCTCCTACAAGACACGTATAAATCCATGTTACCGGGTGGTCCACCGAGTTTCGGACTGCACGCGCATCATGCCGCAACGAGCGGAGGCGGCGGCGGCGCTGGTAGTCCACAGGGTGGCGCAGGTGGCGGAGTAAGTCAAGCGCCCTCGCCCCGCTCTCAAAGACGATACACAGGAAGAGCAACTTGTGACTGTCCAAATTGCCAAGAGGCCGAGAGACTTGGACCTGCTGGTGTCCACCTAAGGAAGAAGAACATCCACAGCTGCCACATACCGGGCTGCGGCAAGGTCTACGGGAAGACGTCTCATCTGAAGGCCCACTTACGGTGGCACACTG CGGCACCTTCGAACCCACACCGGCGAAAAGAGATTCGCCTGCCCGGTCTGCAACAAGCGGTTCATGCGCAGCGACCATCTCGCGAAGCACGTCAAGACccacagcagcagcagcagcagcagcggcagcAAGGGcaaggggggagcggggagcTCCTCGGCCGAGTCCTGCTCCGACAGCGAGGACAACGGGAGTCAGCAGAGTCCCACTTCCAGCAACTCGGTACCGGTACAGGTACCGGTGCAACCGTCGGGGCAAGctcaacagcagcagcaggccCTGCCGGGGGTACCGGGGGTGGTACCGCAGGACGTCAACTCTCAGGTCACCGTTCACCAACCGACAACCCCCATGACCCCAATGCAGATGACCCCACCGCCTCTGACCCCACACCATCCCCACCACCCGCATCTCCCGCCTCTAATGCACCATCCTCATCATCACGCAACATCCGTGGCGGCCCACCACCCCCACGCGGGGATGAGCATGCACTGAGCCCGGTGGGGCCCGGAGCCGCCGGTGGCTGCAATAACGGTGCCCCAACGGCCCTGGGCTCCCCATTATCCTACCCCCTCAACCTGAACCTCATTCAGCAGCAGCACCAGAATCACTCCATCAATCCCCATCACCATCACCAACACCATCAACAACAATCCCACCCGCACCATCACAATCAtcatcaacaacaacaacaacaacaacagcaacaacaacaacaccatcatcatcaacagcaacaacaacaccaACATCACCAGCAACAATCACGACAGAACAATTCATACACACAGAACCCTGGTACACCTGGTAATCCACAGACACCTTCTCCCTCATCACCAGCACCTGTACATAGCCTCTAA
- the LOC122407826 gene encoding transcription factor Sp9-like isoform X4 has protein sequence MLTDMTPAAAGQLYPQLQSISKSPAHGHVLQERTGCWLQHGLVYTTYADGQHRREAHDHPGLRGTPLAMLAAQCNKLSSKSPPPLADAAVGKGFHPWKKSPQSSGSSPQHSGGGGGGGGGGGGGGGGGGGCTATGVTQRPVATSSAGSTGGYARAPVTSCASTAPQYGSDLYFPGTASAQPAGDPHHHQSSLLGKVEGATLGSVYGRHPYESWPFNAMPGATHGGIKAGDGWWDVHGAATGGWLDVSGTVGVGVHAQMANYSADYSTSLALAGNHLLTSATTAGHNLLQDTYKSMLPGGPPSFGLHAHHAATSGGGGGAGSPQGGAGGGVSQAPSPRSQRRYTGRATCDCPNCQEAERLGPAGVHLRKKNIHSCHIPGCGKVYGKTSHLKAHLRWHTGERPFVCNWLFCGKRFTRSDELQRHLRTHTGEKRFACPVCNKRFMRSDHLAKHVKTHSSSSSSSGSKGKGGAGSSSAESCSDSEDNGSQQSPTSSNSVPVQVPVQPSGQAQQQQQALPGVPGVVPQDVNSQVTVHQPTTPMTPMQMTPPPLTPHHPHHPHLPPLMHHPHHHATSVAAHHPHAGMSMH, from the coding sequence GATCATCCAGGCTTGAGGGGGACACCATTGGCAATGCTGGCAGCGCAATGCAACAAATTGAGCAGCAAAAGTCCACCACCTTTGGCAGATGCAGCGGTAGGAAAAGGATTCCATCCATGGAAGAAGAGTCCGCAAAGCAGTGGCAGTTCACCGCAGCATTccgggggaggaggaggaggaggaggaggaggaggaggcggCGGTGGTGGTGGCGGTGGATGTACAGCAACGGGTGTGACACAAAGACCAGTGGCGACAAGTAGTGCTGGTAGTACAGGTGGTTACGCAAGGGCTCCAGTCACATCTTGTGCCTCAACGGCACCTCAATATGGCAGTGATTTATACTTTCCTGGTACGGCCTCGGCTCAACCTGCCGGGGATCCTCACCATCATCAGAGCAGTTTGCTCGGTAAAGTTGAAGGAGCGACACTCGGTTCGGTATACGGAAGACACCCGTACGAATCATGGCCTTTCAATGCGATGCCCGGTGCTACTCACGGAGGGATCAAGGCCGGCGATGGTTGGTGGGATGTTCACGGTGCGGCTACCGGCGGTTGGTTAGACGTCAGCGGAACCGTAGGCGTTGGTGTTCATGCACAAATGGCAAACTACTCAGCCGATTATTCGACGAGTCTCGCACTCGCCGGTAATCATTTGTTAACATCAGCGACAACGGCCGGTCACAATCTCCTACAAGACACGTATAAATCCATGTTACCGGGTGGTCCACCGAGTTTCGGACTGCACGCGCATCATGCCGCAACGAGCGGAGGCGGCGGCGGCGCTGGTAGTCCACAGGGTGGCGCAGGTGGCGGAGTAAGTCAAGCGCCCTCGCCCCGCTCTCAAAGACGATACACAGGAAGAGCAACTTGTGACTGTCCAAATTGCCAAGAGGCCGAGAGACTTGGACCTGCTGGTGTCCACCTAAGGAAGAAGAACATCCACAGCTGCCACATACCGGGCTGCGGCAAGGTCTACGGGAAGACGTCTCATCTGAAGGCCCACTTACGGTGGCACACTGGTGAGCGACCGTTTGTTTGCAACTGGCTTTTCTGTGGCAAGCGGTTCACACGTTCGGATGAGTTGCAGCGGCACCTTCGAACCCACACCGGCGAAAAGAGATTCGCCTGCCCGGTCTGCAACAAGCGGTTCATGCGCAGCGACCATCTCGCGAAGCACGTCAAGACccacagcagcagcagcagcagcagcggcagcAAGGGcaaggggggagcggggagcTCCTCGGCCGAGTCCTGCTCCGACAGCGAGGACAACGGGAGTCAGCAGAGTCCCACTTCCAGCAACTCGGTACCGGTACAGGTACCGGTGCAACCGTCGGGGCAAGctcaacagcagcagcaggccCTGCCGGGGGTACCGGGGGTGGTACCGCAGGACGTCAACTCTCAGGTCACCGTTCACCAACCGACAACCCCCATGACCCCAATGCAGATGACCCCACCGCCTCTGACCCCACACCATCCCCACCACCCGCATCTCCCGCCTCTAATGCACCATCCTCATCATCACGCAACATCCGTGGCGGCCCACCACCCCCACGCGGGGATGAGCATGCACTGA
- the LOC122407826 gene encoding transcription factor Sp9-like isoform X5, whose translation MLTDMTPAAAGQLYPQLQSISKSPAHGHVERTGCWLQHGLVYTTYADGQHRREAHDHPGLRGTPLAMLAAQCNKLSSKSPPPLADAAVGKGFHPWKKSPQSSGSSPQHSGGGGGGGGGGGGGGGGGGGCTATGVTQRPVATSSAGSTGGYARAPVTSCASTAPQYGSDLYFPGTASAQPAGDPHHHQSSLLGKVEGATLGSVYGRHPYESWPFNAMPGATHGGIKAGDGWWDVHGAATGGWLDVSGTVGVGVHAQMANYSADYSTSLALAGNHLLTSATTAGHNLLQDTYKSMLPGGPPSFGLHAHHAATSGGGGGAGSPQGGAGGGVSQAPSPRSQRRYTGRATCDCPNCQEAERLGPAGVHLRKKNIHSCHIPGCGKVYGKTSHLKAHLRWHTGERPFVCNWLFCGKRFTRSDELQRHLRTHTGEKRFACPVCNKRFMRSDHLAKHVKTHSSSSSSSGSKGKGGAGSSSAESCSDSEDNGSQQSPTSSNSVPVQVPVQPSGQAQQQQQALPGVPGVVPQDVNSQVTVHQPTTPMTPMQMTPPPLTPHHPHHPHLPPLMHHPHHHATSVAAHHPHAGMSMH comes from the coding sequence GATCATCCAGGCTTGAGGGGGACACCATTGGCAATGCTGGCAGCGCAATGCAACAAATTGAGCAGCAAAAGTCCACCACCTTTGGCAGATGCAGCGGTAGGAAAAGGATTCCATCCATGGAAGAAGAGTCCGCAAAGCAGTGGCAGTTCACCGCAGCATTccgggggaggaggaggaggaggaggaggaggaggaggcggCGGTGGTGGTGGCGGTGGATGTACAGCAACGGGTGTGACACAAAGACCAGTGGCGACAAGTAGTGCTGGTAGTACAGGTGGTTACGCAAGGGCTCCAGTCACATCTTGTGCCTCAACGGCACCTCAATATGGCAGTGATTTATACTTTCCTGGTACGGCCTCGGCTCAACCTGCCGGGGATCCTCACCATCATCAGAGCAGTTTGCTCGGTAAAGTTGAAGGAGCGACACTCGGTTCGGTATACGGAAGACACCCGTACGAATCATGGCCTTTCAATGCGATGCCCGGTGCTACTCACGGAGGGATCAAGGCCGGCGATGGTTGGTGGGATGTTCACGGTGCGGCTACCGGCGGTTGGTTAGACGTCAGCGGAACCGTAGGCGTTGGTGTTCATGCACAAATGGCAAACTACTCAGCCGATTATTCGACGAGTCTCGCACTCGCCGGTAATCATTTGTTAACATCAGCGACAACGGCCGGTCACAATCTCCTACAAGACACGTATAAATCCATGTTACCGGGTGGTCCACCGAGTTTCGGACTGCACGCGCATCATGCCGCAACGAGCGGAGGCGGCGGCGGCGCTGGTAGTCCACAGGGTGGCGCAGGTGGCGGAGTAAGTCAAGCGCCCTCGCCCCGCTCTCAAAGACGATACACAGGAAGAGCAACTTGTGACTGTCCAAATTGCCAAGAGGCCGAGAGACTTGGACCTGCTGGTGTCCACCTAAGGAAGAAGAACATCCACAGCTGCCACATACCGGGCTGCGGCAAGGTCTACGGGAAGACGTCTCATCTGAAGGCCCACTTACGGTGGCACACTGGTGAGCGACCGTTTGTTTGCAACTGGCTTTTCTGTGGCAAGCGGTTCACACGTTCGGATGAGTTGCAGCGGCACCTTCGAACCCACACCGGCGAAAAGAGATTCGCCTGCCCGGTCTGCAACAAGCGGTTCATGCGCAGCGACCATCTCGCGAAGCACGTCAAGACccacagcagcagcagcagcagcagcggcagcAAGGGcaaggggggagcggggagcTCCTCGGCCGAGTCCTGCTCCGACAGCGAGGACAACGGGAGTCAGCAGAGTCCCACTTCCAGCAACTCGGTACCGGTACAGGTACCGGTGCAACCGTCGGGGCAAGctcaacagcagcagcaggccCTGCCGGGGGTACCGGGGGTGGTACCGCAGGACGTCAACTCTCAGGTCACCGTTCACCAACCGACAACCCCCATGACCCCAATGCAGATGACCCCACCGCCTCTGACCCCACACCATCCCCACCACCCGCATCTCCCGCCTCTAATGCACCATCCTCATCATCACGCAACATCCGTGGCGGCCCACCACCCCCACGCGGGGATGAGCATGCACTGA